Below is a window of bacterium DNA.
GTGTTGACAGGCCGCCGGTTGGGGGGCAGGGTTCCGACCTCATCGCCGAAGATACGCAGGCTGCCTGTGGTGGGGAACTCAAGACCCGCGATCAGTCGGAGCGTGGTGGTCTTACCGCATCCGGAGGGACCGAGCAGGGCGAAGAACTCGCCGTCGGCGATATCGAGATCGACGCTGTCCACGGCGACGACATCACCGAAGCGCTTGGTGATCTGATGGAGCCCGACGGCTGGAACAGCTGGTGGCATGCCGACCTTCCGTGGTCAGAGGAACTCGATGGGTACGTAGTCGTTCATGCTGGGGAGGCCCCATACCGCCCAGAAGTCCCCGGTTCTGGGCCGCATAACGGTAGCCCCGGAAGTCTCCACCTCATACGGCGGCGCGGGCACCTGGCACACGCCGTGGCGGGTGAGATCCATCAGGTCCTCCTCGGTCAGGTCGGTCCGGTCGAGGTGATCGGAGGCGACCGACAACCGCCGACGGGAGCTGTCCTGCAGGTCGGAAGGCCGCTCGGTCTCGACCGCTCGGGTGGCTTCTTCGAGCGTGTGGTTGGTCCGGACCAGCGTCTCGGTGGACAGGGTTGTCACGGGTCTGGCGCTGGGCATCGCTTCGATGCTGAAGCCCGTCCCCTCCGAGTCGAAGACCAGGTAGTTGTGTCCTCCCGCCAGGTCCGCGTCCAAGATCACATCCCGGGCCTCGACCGCAGTTTCGGTTAGAAGAGCGTGGCGGACCACGGTCGGCCACGTCACCCCGATCTGCCCGTCGGAAGCGGTCAGGTTGGTGATGCCCACGCACACCCCGTGCTCATTCATACCGATCTGCCCGAGGCACCCCACGGTGGTGAAGATCAGTGCCCGCGGCCCATCGTCAGGTCTGGTGCGCATCAGGATCACGTGGTCGGTGGCGGAGGCGTGCATATCCCAGGTCTGCCCGAGGAAACCGGCGCCCGCCGCCCGGTGGTCCGGCACGATGAACGCCGTGCAGTCATCTTCCACCACCACGGGGGCAGAGACTTCGCCACCCAGGTGTGTCCGCACAGTGTCTACGAAGTCGGTGAAGCCGCCCACCACCACCGCCTCGGCCAGGCTGATCCCTGCCCCGGAGGCCGTCGCCGACATCTCCTCGTACAGCGGAGTGGACTCCCGCTCGTGCGCTTCCAGGCAGGCCTCGGCCAACTCGAGAACCGTCCTCCTGGAGACTGGCGCCCCGGTCCACAATCCGGACATCACAAGCCCGATGCGTTCCTCGGTGTACTCCCGGATCTCTGCCGCATAGGTACTGCCATGGGCATGACCCATCTCGGCAGGAATTCCGCCCACATCCAGCATGCGAATAGGAGGCCGTCGCATCTGTCCCAAGCGTAATGGTCCGAACTGCACGACTGCATAACCCCATCGTGCTCCACTATGAGCAGGACAACGGTGAGGGCTCGGAAGAGTGGGCCGACTCCGGCCGACGGTATTGCCTTTGAGCGGAGGGCTTCGCACGCCCGGCGAGTCAGATAGGAGGTCGGGTTTCATTCCGACCGCTGGTCATGTCTCGCTGGAACTCACTTCCTGCTGCGAAGGTCGAACAACCTCACCGGAGCTACGTCCGGTCGTCGGCGGCGACGTCACCAATCAGTCTCTCGGACCATGCCGACGCCACGGCCTCGGGGCCTCCCGATGGACTATTCACTGCTGTACTTGGCGTACTTCTCCAGCAGCCGGACCGGCTTCTGGAGGGCGTCGCGGCGGAAGGGCTCGCCCAGCTCCTGGCTCACCTGG
It encodes the following:
- a CDS encoding C45 family autoproteolytic acyltransferase/hydrolase; its protein translation is MRRPPIRMLDVGGIPAEMGHAHGSTYAAEIREYTEERIGLVMSGLWTGAPVSRRTVLELAEACLEAHERESTPLYEEMSATASGAGISLAEAVVVGGFTDFVDTVRTHLGGEVSAPVVVEDDCTAFIVPDHRAAGAGFLGQTWDMHASATDHVILMRTRPDDGPRALIFTTVGCLGQIGMNEHGVCVGITNLTASDGQIGVTWPTVVRHALLTETAVEARDVILDADLAGGHNYLVFDSEGTGFSIEAMPSARPVTTLSTETLVRTNHTLEEATRAVETERPSDLQDSSRRRLSVASDHLDRTDLTEEDLMDLTRHGVCQVPAPPYEVETSGATVMRPRTGDFWAVWGLPSMNDYVPIEFL